In a single window of the Lacerta agilis isolate rLacAgi1 chromosome 15, rLacAgi1.pri, whole genome shotgun sequence genome:
- the SCN2B gene encoding sodium channel subunit beta-2 has product MSREAPRPPKTPALALLILCLALVPSSLGMEVTAPFTIRALNGSSIRLTCTFNSCYQVEKKQFSLNWTYQECDNCTEEMFLQFRLKIVPMEQTRFGDRVEFTGNPIKNDVSFTLHNVQLDDEGTYHCYVMNPPDRQKGHGKISLIVITEEPPERDSTVAVIVGATVGGFLAVVILVLVAVKCVRRKKQQRLNTDDQKTEEEGKTDGEGNPDEGTK; this is encoded by the exons ATGAGCCGAGAAGCCCCCCGGCCCCCGAAGACGCCCGCCCTGGCACTCCTCATCCTCTGCCTCGCGCTGG TGCCAAGCAGCCTGGGCATGGAGGTCACAGCGCCTTTCACCATCAGGGCCCTGAATGGCTCCTCCATCCGCCTCACCTGCACCTTCAACTCCTGCTACCAGGTGGAGAAGAAGCAGTTCTCCCTCAACTGGACCTACCAGGAATGCGACAATTGCACCGAAGAGATG TTTCTACAGTTTAGGTTGAAGATTGTTCCTATGGAGCAGACCCGCTTTGGGGATCGTGTGGAGTTCACCGGGAACCCCATCAAGAACGACGTCTCCTTCACCCTCCACAACGTGCAGCTGGATGACGAAGGGACCTACCACTGCTATGTCATGAACCCCCCTGACCGGCAGAAGGGACACGGAAAGATCAGCCTGATAGTGATCACCGAAG AACCTCCCGAGCGGGACTCGACGGTGGCCGTGATCGTGGGAGCCACGGTGGGAGGGTTCCTGGCCGTGGTCATCCTAGTGCTGGTGGCTGTCAAATGCGTGCGGCGCAAGAAGCAGCAGAGGTTGAACACGGACGACCAGAAGACGGAGGAGGAGGGCAAGACGGACGGCGAGGGCAACCCCGATGAAGGCACCAAGTAG